From the Theobroma cacao cultivar B97-61/B2 chromosome 2, Criollo_cocoa_genome_V2, whole genome shotgun sequence genome, one window contains:
- the LOC18608826 gene encoding probable beta-1,4-xylosyltransferase IRX10, producing the protein MRRCLWGFLFIAFALAWSIAAEHNPRTERISGSAGDVLEDDPVGRLKVYVYELPSKYNKKILQKDPRCLSHMFAAEIFMHRFLLSSPVRTLNPEEADWFYTPIYATCDLTPNGLPLPFKSPRMVRSAIQLISSSWPYWNRTEGADHFFVVPHDFGACFHYQEEKAIERGILPILQHATLVQTFGQRNHVCLNEGSITIPPYAPPQKMQAHQIPPDTPRSIFVYFRGLFYDVNNDPEGGYYARGARAAVWENFKNNPLFDISTEHPNTYYEDMQRAIFCLCPLGWAPWSPRLVEAVVFGCIPVIIADDIVLPFADAIPWEEIGVFVAEEDVPKLDAILTSIPPEVILRKQRLLANPSMKRAMLFPQPAQPGDAFHQILNGLARKLPHQKSIYLKPGEKMLNWTAGPVGDLKPW; encoded by the exons ATGAGGCGATGCTTGTggggttttcttttcattgccTTTGCTTTAGCTTGGAGCATTGCCGCTGAGCACAATCCTCGTACTGAGAGAATTTCTG GAAGTGCTGGTGATGTCCTGGAAGATGATCCAGTAGGAAGGCTGAAAGTTTATGTTTATGAGCTTCCAAGCAAATACAACAAGAAAATCCTTCAGAAAGACCCCAGATGTCTCTCACATATGTTTGCTGCTGAGATCTTCATGCACAGGTTTCTTTTATCTAGTCCAGTCCGAACCCTCAATCCTGAGGAAGCAGATTGGTTTTATACCCCTATATATGCCACTTGTGATCTTACACCTAATGGCTTGCCATTGCCCTTCAAGTCTCCTCGGATGGTGAGAAGTGCAATACAGCTTATTTCCTCAAGCTGGCCATACTGGAATAGAACAGAGGGGGCTGATCATTTCTTTGTTGTGCCCCATGACTTTGGAGCATGCTTTCATTATCAG GAAGAGAAAGCTATTGAGCGGGGGATCCTTCCAATTCTTCAGCATGCTACCTTAGTTCAGACTTTTGGGCAACGGAACCATGTGTGCTTGAATGAGGGTTCAATCACAATTCCTCCTTATGCTCCCCCTCAAAAGATGCAGGCCCACCAGATTCCACCAGATACTCCACGGTCTATTTTTGTCTACTTCCGTGGGTTGTTTTATGACGTGAATAATGACCCAGAAGGTGGCTACTATGCAAG AGGTGCTAGGGCAGCTGTTTGGGAGAATTTTAAGAATAATCCACTCTTTGACATCTCCACTGAACATCCAAACACGTATTATGAAGACATGCAACGAGCTATATTCTGTTTGTGTCCCCTGGGGTGGGCTCCCTGGAGTCCTAGGCTGGTTGAAGCTGTAGTATTTGGCTGCATCCCTGTCATCATAGCAGATGATATAGTCTTACCCTTTGCTGATGCTATCCCCTGGGAGGAAATCGGAGTGTTTGTTGCAGAAGAAGATGTTCCAAAGTTGGATGCAATCCTCACATCTATACCACCAGAAGTTATTTTAAGGAAACAGAGGCTACTTGCAAATCCTTCAATGAAACGAGCCATGTTGTTTCCACAACCTGCACAACCAGGAGATGCTTTCCACCAAATATTGAATGGCCTAGCTCGTAAATTGCCACATCAGAAGAGTATTTACTTAAAGCCGGGTGAAAAGATGTTGAACTGGACAGCAGGACCAGTTGGCGACTTGAAACCTTGGTGA
- the LOC18608827 gene encoding random slug protein 5, giving the protein MDKEKEKVKQSEEETEMEFKDCEGEQEEEKVDRIEISDEIERSKVGIMRALVEREDPSAKDVDDLMIRRFLRARDLDIEKASTMFLNYISWMRTFVPKGFISESEISSQLAHDKLCMQGLDKQGRPIVVAFGGRHKPTKGNLEEFKRFVVYGLEKICARMPKGQEKFVAIGDLEGWGYSNSDIRAYVASLSILQDCYPERLAKLFIVHVPYIFMTAWKVVYPFIDSRTKKKIVFVENKKLTSTLLRDIDASQLPDIYGGKLPLVPIQDC; this is encoded by the exons ATGGACAAGGAGAAGGAGAAAGTGAAGCAGAGTGAAGAAGAAACGGAGATGGAATTCAAAGACTGTGAAGGGGAgcaagaagaggaaaaagtGGACAGGATAGAGATAAGTGATGAGATAGAGCGGAGCAAAGTTGGCATTATGAGGGCTCTTGTCGAGAGAGAAGACCCATCTGCCAAG GATGTCGATGATTTGATGATCCGGAGATTCCTGCGAGCTCGTGATTTGGATATAGAGAAAGCATCTACCATGTTCCTCAATTACATAAGCTGGATGAGAACTTTTGTGCCCAAGGGGTTCATATCTGAATCCGAGATTTCCAGTCAGCTAGCTCATGACAAGCTGTGCATGCAAGGCCTTGATAAACAGGGCCGCCCTATTGTTGTTGCCTTCGGGGGTAGACACAAGCCCACCAAAGGAAATCTGGAGGAGTTCAAAC GCTTTGTTGTCTACGGTTTGGAGAAAATATGTGCCAG AATGCCAAAAGGGCAGGAAAAGTTTGTGGCAATTGGAGATCTTGAAGGATGGGGATACTCGAATAGTGACATTCGTGCCTATGTGGCATCTCTATCAATCCTGCAG GATTGCTATCCAGAGAGGCTTGCCAAATTATTTATAGTTCATGTACCTTACATATTCATGACTGCCTGGAAGGTTGTTTACCCATTCATCGACAGCAGAACCAAGAAGAAG ATAGTTTTTGTTGAGAACAAAAAGCTGACATCCACTTTGCTTAGGGACATTGATGCTAGCCAACTTCCAGATATATATGGGGGCAAACTGCCATTAGTTCCTATCCAGGACTGCTAA
- the LOC18612911 gene encoding uncharacterized protein LOC18612911 — translation MNQAIRDEVVSDTETIPAGEVVPEVTPNIEVIQDVRIDTDNVRAIPMTHRAYSSLVPEYRDTSSASDTQIAHTEQSGKKVDFYGFQVSLEYVTYLEQIST, via the exons ATGAACCAG GCTATTCGAGATGAGGTTGTTTCTGACACTGAGACTATTCCTGCTGGTGAAGTTGTTCCTGAGGTTACTCCAAATATTGAGGTTATTCAAGATGTTAGAATTGATACTGATAATGTTAGAGCTATTCCAATGACTCATCGTGCTTATTCTTCCCTAGTGCCAGAATATAGAGATACAAGTAGTGCTTCTGACACTCAAATAGCACATACTGAACAAAGTGGTAAAAAAGTTGACTTCTATGGTTTTCAAGTTTCACTGGAATATGTGACATACTTAGAACAGATTTCAACATAG
- the LOC18608829 gene encoding uncharacterized protein LOC18608829 has translation MITAWGEFTFTLEDVCVLLELPCIGKDDFHSIKLSEEEVCTRDFFFDLLKSLSKTSKVAPFSNWIGVFYKKLNAKGIEIDSPEYPDHKYELVALIIFWLARHVLQGCPDDGISSVVVPLAIKIIKGIRFPLAPLYLGSLYKRLDLYQLKIIESAGRYKVLTYVDVSFIQMCLWERFGTCAHMPNAYPFASFSMNNLLSRNNYRAWAWHDRLQKGNVIEMMDVTKEFNHRPYVQPINGFGDPAIYYDLHPLQSGRMSSRGINFCIWVHSSHLPSMIESSNSGGDRNFRSVEVYSPYRVARQFGFDQPAPPDSSSPISFSSCVSSFLMTGLSLHLDKLKSCTIPAFDRVGIHTSGWFAYWGECLGEWRSFTVPLTNPTARLYTPHVSNNDVS, from the coding sequence ATGATTACTGCATGGGGGGAATTTACCTTCACTCTAGAAGATGTATGTGTTCTCTTGGAACTTCCTTGTATAGGAAAAGATGATTTTCACTctattaagctttctgaaGAAGAGGTATGTACTCgagactttttctttgatctaCTTAAGAGTCTGAGTAAAACTTCGAAGGTTGCACCATTTTCCAATTGGATAGgggttttttataaaaagttaaatGCTAAAGGAATTGAGATTGATTCTCCTGAGTACCCAGACCATAAGTATGAGCTAGTagctttaataattttttggttGGCACGGCATGTACTCCAAGGGTGTCCAGATGATGGTATCTCCTCAGTAGTTGTTCCTTTagcaataaaaattattaaggGAATACGCTTTCCTCTTGCTCCACTGTATTTAGGATCCCTATATAAGAGATTAGACTTATACCAACTCAAAATTATTGAGTCAGCTGGGCGTTACAAGGTTTTGACTTATGTGGATGTTTCCTTCATTCAGATGTGCTTGTGGGAAAGGTTTGGTACTTGCGCTCACATGCCTAATGCATATCCGTTTGCATCTTTTTCTatgaataaccttttatccAGAAACAACTATAGAGCTTGGGCATGGCATGATCGACTACAAAAGGGTAATGTTATTGAAATGATGGATGTTACAAAAGAATTCAATCACAGACCTTATGTGCAGCCTATAAATGGATTTGGTGATCCTGCAATTTATTATGACCTTCATCCTCTACAGTCCGGAAGAATGAGCTCACGAGGTATTAACTTTTGTATATGGGTTCATAGTTCCCATTTGCCTTCTATGATTGAGAGTTCTAATTCTGGTGGAGATAGAAACTTTCGTTCTGTTGAAGTGTATTCTCCTTATAGAGTGGCACGTCAATTTGGATTTGATCAACCAGCTCCACCTGACTCTTCTTCGCCTATCAGCTTTTCTTCTTGCgtttcttcatttctcatgACAGGACTTTCACTCCATTTAGATAAACTTAAGAGTTGTACTATCCCAGCTTTTGATAGAGTTGGTATCCATACTTCTGGATGGTTTGCTTATTGGGGAGAATGTCTTGGAGAATGGAGATCTTTTACTGTGCCCTTAACTAATCCCACAGCTCGTCTCTACACTCCTCATGTAAGTAACAATGATGTATCTTAG